One Halobacterium sp. DL1 DNA window includes the following coding sequences:
- a CDS encoding PadR family transcriptional regulator, with amino-acid sequence MRKSGPPKGLVSYLVLELLDEQPRYGYEILKEIESLSGGHWEPSYGSVYPILYKFEEEGYAERIEREDEPDRKYFEITDEGRAELADKRDEVGDTGDDFIDVILGFYHVFAVLGTDERFEITNPEPGEGWRFDEAFSAWIVEQLIRHHDYYFEEFERVEDTPEEFAERMGLSE; translated from the coding sequence ATGCGAAAGAGCGGGCCACCGAAGGGACTCGTCTCCTATCTCGTCCTGGAACTGCTCGACGAACAGCCCCGCTACGGCTACGAGATTCTCAAGGAGATCGAGTCACTCAGCGGCGGTCACTGGGAGCCCTCCTACGGCTCCGTCTACCCCATCCTCTACAAGTTCGAGGAGGAGGGGTACGCCGAACGGATCGAGCGCGAGGACGAACCCGACCGGAAGTACTTCGAGATAACCGACGAGGGCCGGGCGGAACTCGCGGACAAGCGCGACGAGGTGGGCGACACGGGCGACGACTTCATCGACGTCATCCTCGGCTTCTACCACGTGTTCGCGGTGCTCGGCACCGACGAACGCTTCGAGATAACGAACCCGGAACCGGGCGAGGGGTGGCGCTTCGACGAGGCGTTCTCCGCCTGGATCGTCGAACAGCTCATCCGCCACCACGACTACTACTTCGAGGAGTTCGAGCGGGTCGAGGACACCCCCGAGGAGTTCGCCGAGCGGATGGGCCTCTCAGAATAG
- a CDS encoding general stress protein, with translation MQHRELGDSGVEVSEVGFGAWVVGTDWWGDRDEDDALEMVEYALDAGITYFDTGDVYGHGRSEELLGEVLAERGDEMTVATKVGYDFYNNPQAGHGELPKEMDAEYLRDAVEGSLDRLGVDSVDYLQLHNPDVSELTPDVLELLDELREDGRAEAIGVALGPSIGWLAEGDFAIEEAFDGVQYVGNLLEQDVHNHFVETVRETGAATSLIPRVPHSSGLLNEQVTPETELGEGDHRGFRPDEWYETGWEKIEKLRFLERDGARTLGQAAIQWLLSFDEVASVTPTFRSKDDIDEWAAAPETPAVSDEERQRVADLYADNFGVDRFDGMAEEDYRTSVDGDDLRDAGIVGSAD, from the coding sequence ATGCAACACCGCGAACTCGGGGACTCCGGGGTCGAGGTCAGCGAGGTCGGCTTCGGCGCGTGGGTCGTCGGCACCGACTGGTGGGGTGACCGCGACGAGGACGACGCGCTCGAGATGGTGGAGTACGCGCTCGACGCGGGTATCACGTACTTCGACACGGGCGACGTCTACGGGCACGGCCGCAGCGAGGAACTGCTGGGTGAGGTGCTCGCCGAGCGCGGCGACGAGATGACAGTCGCGACGAAGGTTGGCTACGACTTCTACAACAACCCGCAGGCGGGCCACGGCGAACTCCCGAAGGAGATGGACGCCGAGTACCTCCGGGACGCCGTCGAGGGGAGTCTCGACCGACTCGGCGTCGACAGCGTGGACTACCTCCAGCTCCACAATCCGGACGTTTCGGAGCTCACGCCGGACGTGCTGGAACTCCTCGACGAACTCCGCGAGGACGGCCGCGCGGAGGCAATCGGCGTCGCGCTCGGCCCGTCCATCGGCTGGCTCGCGGAGGGCGACTTCGCCATCGAGGAAGCCTTCGACGGCGTCCAGTACGTCGGCAACCTCCTCGAGCAGGACGTCCACAACCACTTCGTGGAGACGGTGCGCGAGACGGGCGCCGCCACGTCGCTCATCCCCCGCGTCCCACACTCCTCGGGGCTCCTGAACGAGCAGGTGACGCCCGAGACGGAGCTCGGCGAGGGCGACCACCGCGGCTTCCGCCCGGACGAGTGGTACGAGACGGGCTGGGAGAAGATCGAGAAACTGCGCTTCCTCGAACGAGACGGAGCCCGAACGCTGGGCCAGGCCGCCATCCAGTGGCTGCTCAGCTTCGACGAGGTCGCGTCCGTCACGCCGACGTTCCGCTCGAAGGACGACATCGACGAGTGGGCGGCTGCACCCGAGACGCCCGCCGTCAGCGACGAGGAGCGCCAGCGCGTCGCGGACCTCTACGCCGACAACTTCGGTGTCGACCGTTTCGACGGGATGGCCGAGGAGGACTACCGGACGAGCGTCGACGGCGACGACCTGCGAGACGCTGGTATCGTCGGCTCCGCGGACTGA
- a CDS encoding acetyltransferase: MTKRRVSLPDGAEATLRGFIAEVDDRLAAASDPDALSEAVTEILVDLHGDRDAYEAWRNDESVSPVEAARLSNYDPRNATLESEYYAEKDEEAFARSKPLQWLWRQFDNSPLADNVEFAHRFRRTVADHLFADVGEDVRLFRGISMTYGHNIELGDNVVVHDDVHLDDRGELVVGDRASVSDGVHVYTHDHDIVDQTAVDNFRTIIGDDARVTQGAMVRAGVRIGTNAIVGARSVVQADVPDHHVAVGMPAKSVKVKPGWESDADPLEDANENRREERRLPVDLSAEVDTYDEFQRDLQPPDA, translated from the coding sequence ATGACCAAGCGACGCGTCTCGCTCCCCGACGGCGCGGAGGCCACGCTCCGCGGGTTCATCGCGGAGGTGGACGACCGGCTCGCGGCGGCGAGCGACCCGGACGCGCTCTCAGAGGCCGTCACCGAGATCCTCGTGGACCTCCACGGCGACCGGGACGCCTACGAGGCGTGGCGGAACGACGAGAGCGTCTCGCCCGTCGAGGCGGCGCGGCTGTCGAACTACGACCCGCGGAACGCCACGCTCGAATCGGAGTACTACGCCGAGAAGGACGAGGAGGCGTTCGCCCGCTCGAAGCCACTGCAGTGGCTCTGGCGGCAGTTCGACAACTCGCCGCTGGCTGACAACGTGGAGTTCGCCCACCGGTTCCGCCGGACGGTCGCCGACCACCTGTTCGCGGACGTCGGCGAGGACGTCCGCCTGTTCCGGGGCATCTCGATGACGTACGGCCACAACATCGAACTCGGTGACAACGTCGTGGTCCACGACGACGTCCACCTCGACGACCGCGGCGAACTCGTCGTCGGCGACCGCGCGAGCGTCAGCGACGGCGTCCACGTCTACACCCACGACCACGACATCGTCGACCAGACCGCGGTGGACAACTTCCGGACGATCATCGGCGACGACGCCCGCGTCACGCAGGGCGCGATGGTCAGGGCTGGCGTCCGCATCGGGACCAACGCCATCGTCGGCGCGCGCTCCGTCGTTCAGGCCGACGTCCCGGACCACCACGTCGCGGTGGGGATGCCCGCGAAGAGCGTCAAGGTGAAGCCGGGCTGGGAGTCGGACGCCGACCCGCTCGAGGACGCCAACGAGAACCGGCGAGAGGAGCGCCGCCTCCCCGTCGACCTGTCGGCTGAGGTCGACACGTACGACGAGTTCCAGCGCGACCTCCAGCCACCGGACGCGTGA
- a CDS encoding glutaredoxin, which yields MLELYQSEGCPHSQKARETLSELGVSYVAHNPRLPGDEGGDVTNEQTHHQLTAIGGEDTIPFLVDTDRQETVYDSEEIVDYIEEHYA from the coding sequence ATGCTGGAACTCTACCAGTCCGAAGGCTGCCCGCACTCCCAGAAGGCTCGCGAGACGCTCTCGGAACTCGGCGTCTCCTACGTCGCGCACAACCCCCGTCTGCCCGGCGACGAGGGCGGCGACGTGACGAACGAGCAGACCCACCACCAGCTCACGGCCATCGGCGGCGAGGACACCATCCCGTTCCTCGTGGACACCGACCGCCAGGAAACGGTGTACGACTCCGAGGAGATCGTCGACTACATCGAAGAACATTACGCGTAG
- a CDS encoding NAD synthetase → MAGPDTIEPLDLRFSETELAERRDRIQSFIRETVDAADADRCVLGLSGGIDSTTVAHLAVAELGSDALHGLVMPGEVSSEANMSDAERVAELLDIEYDVVEIDPFVDLLTELYPDAEGDQLAVGNARARTRGVLNYLVANHESGVVLGTGNRTEALAGYFTKYGDGAVDCHPIGNLYKMQVRQLARELDVPEDLVTKTPTAELWADQTDEEELGVDYDTIDAVLAVHVDGGVPASATAGHLGVPDSVVENVRGLYERSEHKRAMPPSP, encoded by the coding sequence ATGGCCGGTCCAGACACCATCGAGCCTCTCGACCTGCGGTTCTCCGAGACGGAACTCGCCGAGCGCCGCGACCGCATCCAGTCGTTCATCCGGGAGACCGTCGACGCCGCGGACGCCGACCGCTGCGTGCTCGGACTCTCCGGGGGTATCGACTCGACGACTGTCGCGCACCTCGCCGTGGCGGAGCTGGGGTCTGACGCGCTCCACGGGCTCGTGATGCCCGGGGAGGTGTCCAGCGAGGCGAACATGAGCGACGCCGAGCGGGTCGCCGAGCTGCTGGACATCGAGTACGACGTCGTCGAGATCGACCCGTTCGTCGACCTACTGACTGAGCTCTACCCCGACGCAGAGGGCGACCAGCTCGCGGTCGGGAACGCCCGCGCACGCACCCGCGGCGTGCTCAACTACCTCGTCGCGAACCACGAGTCCGGCGTCGTGCTCGGAACCGGAAACCGGACGGAGGCACTCGCGGGCTACTTCACCAAGTACGGCGACGGTGCCGTCGACTGCCACCCAATCGGCAACCTCTACAAGATGCAGGTTCGCCAGCTCGCCCGGGAGCTGGACGTCCCCGAGGACCTCGTGACGAAGACGCCGACGGCGGAGCTGTGGGCCGACCAGACCGACGAGGAGGAACTCGGCGTCGACTACGACACCATCGACGCGGTGCTCGCGGTTCACGTCGACGGCGGCGTCCCGGCGAGCGCGACGGCCGGCCACCTCGGCGTCCCGGACAGCGTCGTCGAGAACGTGCGGGGGCTCTACGAGCGCAGCGAGCACAAACGCGCGATGCCGCCGTCCCCCTGA
- a CDS encoding dihydrodipicolinate synthase (catalyzes the formation of dihydrodipicolinate from L-aspartate 4-semialdehyde and pyruvate in lysine and diaminopimelate biosynthesis), which yields MDGLGVPLATPFDDTGDVDHDALADLVAWVTDRGVDFLVPCGSNSEAELLTATERAAVVETVVDAAPTDTPVLAGTGSPGLRETLEATERAAEAGADGVLVVTPFYYKHDETDVAAYYREVADAASLPVYLYSVPKYTGHALVPETVASLASHPNVAGMKDSSGNLGAFQRIRAATADEAFDLFVGSGSLFAPGLDAGADGGVLALANVAPERAAEVAEHHAAGDDDAARAVNRSVVELDHAVTAKYGVPGLKAAMRYRGAPAGTVRSPHRPVDDDAITVLETLVDDAL from the coding sequence ATGGACGGACTCGGCGTTCCACTGGCGACACCGTTCGACGACACGGGTGACGTGGACCACGACGCGCTGGCGGACCTCGTCGCGTGGGTGACCGACCGCGGTGTCGACTTCCTCGTGCCCTGCGGGTCGAACAGCGAGGCAGAACTGCTCACCGCAACCGAACGGGCGGCCGTCGTGGAGACGGTCGTCGATGCCGCACCGACGGACACTCCGGTGCTCGCGGGGACCGGGAGCCCGGGGCTGCGGGAGACCCTCGAGGCGACGGAGCGGGCGGCCGAGGCGGGCGCCGACGGTGTGCTCGTCGTCACGCCGTTCTACTACAAGCACGACGAGACCGACGTAGCGGCGTACTACCGGGAGGTCGCGGACGCCGCCTCCCTCCCGGTCTACCTCTACAGCGTTCCGAAGTACACTGGTCACGCGCTAGTACCCGAGACCGTGGCGTCGCTGGCCTCGCACCCGAACGTCGCCGGTATGAAGGATTCGTCCGGTAACCTGGGCGCGTTCCAGCGCATCCGGGCGGCCACCGCCGACGAGGCCTTCGACCTGTTCGTGGGGAGCGGGAGCCTGTTCGCGCCGGGGCTCGACGCGGGTGCGGACGGCGGCGTCCTCGCGCTCGCGAACGTCGCGCCGGAACGCGCTGCGGAAGTCGCCGAGCACCACGCCGCCGGCGACGACGACGCGGCGCGAGCCGTGAACCGGTCGGTGGTGGAACTCGACCACGCGGTGACCGCGAAGTACGGCGTTCCCGGGCTGAAAGCGGCGATGCGCTACCGCGGCGCGCCGGCGGGCACCGTGCGCTCGCCGCACCGACCGGTCGACGACGACGCCATCACTGTCCTCGAGACCCTCGTCGACGACGCGCTGTAG
- a CDS encoding deoxyribonucleotide triphosphate pyrophosphatase (HAM1-like protein;i t is suspected that this protein functions to remove nonstandard bases such as xanthine or inosine) gives MRTLRFVTTNPGKVREAEQYLEDVYDVEQFDYDYTEVQSVSLDTIAARGAEEAYEDQDADVPVIVDDAGLFVRALDGFPGPYSAYVEDTLGVERVWNLAESLENRRSAFRCVVAFTDGDTTETFSGAVQGRLVEPRGDGGFGYDPIFEHDGETFAEMDTAEKNALSHRGRALAKLADWLAER, from the coding sequence ATGCGCACGCTCCGGTTCGTCACGACGAACCCCGGGAAGGTCCGGGAGGCCGAGCAGTATCTCGAGGACGTCTACGACGTCGAACAGTTCGACTACGACTACACCGAGGTGCAGAGCGTCAGCCTCGACACCATCGCCGCCCGCGGCGCCGAGGAGGCCTACGAGGACCAGGACGCCGACGTGCCCGTCATCGTGGACGACGCGGGGTTGTTCGTCCGCGCACTCGACGGCTTCCCCGGCCCGTACTCCGCGTACGTCGAGGACACGCTGGGTGTCGAGCGCGTCTGGAACCTCGCGGAGTCCCTGGAGAACCGCCGGAGCGCGTTCCGTTGCGTCGTGGCGTTCACCGACGGCGACACCACCGAGACGTTCTCGGGGGCCGTCCAGGGCCGACTGGTCGAACCGCGGGGGGACGGTGGGTTCGGCTACGACCCCATCTTCGAACACGACGGCGAGACGTTCGCCGAGATGGACACCGCCGAGAAGAACGCGCTCAGCCACCGCGGCCGCGCGCTCGCGAAACTCGCCGACTGGCTCGCCGAACGCTGA